Part of the Cupriavidus basilensis genome is shown below.
TGCAATAGCCATCAAGACGCTCACTACGATCTCGTGATACATGCGTCCAGTTGCTCTGGCGCGCTCTGATTGGAGGCGCAGGATAGCGATCGCCTGTTCCGGATGACCCTGCTCACAGAGTAGACGAGCTCTCGCAACTTGGAGGGTATCCCAAATTTGCCCCCCTATCCCTGCGGCTGGCACCTCACCGTGGTATTGCTGGAAGTGCGAGCCGTCTAGTATTTGCTCGGCTGTGTGAATGTCGCCAGCCAAGAGGCTGATCCGTGCCTGCTCGCAGGCAACGGCCACACCGAGGCGAGTGAGTCCCACATGCTTGGCTGTTTCCTGACCTTCCTTGAGGATAATGCTTGCGGCGCCGCGATCACCCTTCAGAACCATCAACCTGGCAGAGGAAATGAAAGTCGCCATATAGAAGTCTACAACTCCGCCTTCGAATCCAAGTACTCGGCTGTCTTGAAGGAGTTGTTCCGCTTCTTCAAGCTCATTCATCTCGTATTTCATCTGACCCAGGAGGGAACCTGATAGATGGGCGGCGTGTGATTCTTTTCCGGCGGTGTTTTGAGCCAGTACAAATGCGTCAAGAAAATGCTTCTTGCCTAGGTGGAGGTTTCCGGACAAGTAGGCTGCAATACCGGAGAAACAACGACCATATACCGCACTGAATAGCCCCTGCGCACGGTCCTGGAAATCGCGAGCCCAAGTCTGCAATGGCGGAACCTTGTCAAACTGGAACGTATGGATGTATCGGTAAGTCAAGATATTGGCTGCGACCCCAACGACCCAGGGTGGGTATTCGGAGCTGGATTCAAGGCATGGTTGGACCATTCGCTCCACGTCATCGATTTCGTCCGCATATATGGCAATGCAGGCGCGAATGACATCAGCCTCATGAGTCAGAAGTTTTTTTTCCGAGGGAGTAGCATTGGCCGCAATTCGCGCAACATGCGATAGTGCCTCCTCTGCCGCGTGAGGATGATGTGTGAGGCAGTTAGCCCACGCTATCGCCGTCTGGAGTAGAGGCCTGTCGACAAGCAGGTCTTTCGGCAGTTGGCTCACGAGGCCGAGCAGGGAACCCATATAACTGTTCTGCACCAGCGACATCGCATCTTTTTCAACCAGCTCGATCGCACGATGTTTCTCACCGGCGGCCAATGCATGACTCAGAGACTCCATGGTCTGCCCATGCAGAGAAAACCAGACTGAGGCGGCAAGATGAAGGGACGGGATGAGTGTGGGAAAGTCCCTCTCCAGTTTTCGCTGCAGGAACCCGGCGAACAAATGGTGATAGCGGAACCACTGCCTGTCCTCGTCCAAGGGCAGCAGAAAGAGATCCTGTCGTTCGAGCACATCCAGAATGTGCGCGCTGTCCTGCCGCCCGGTGACAGCGTTGCACAGGCCAGGAGATAGTCGCCCTAGCAACGAAGTCTTGAGCAGGAAGTCGATCATGTCATTGGGCAGGCTGGCCAGCACATTTTCGGCGAGATATTCACCGATATCGCGAGGTGTGCCGGAAGCCCAGTGTAGGAGGCTCTCTCGGTTCCCGGCACGTCGCAACGATATTGCCGCCAGTTGAAGTGCTGCGACCCATCCCTCCGTGCTGCGCCACAACGTGGCTAAATCCACTGGGCTAAGTTCGAGCGCCTTGGTATTGGACAGGAACATGCTCGATTCTTCGTAGTCGAATCGCAGATCCGTCGCGTTGATTTCGATGAGTTCGTTTTGTACTCTGAGCCTCGCTAGCGGCAAGCCAACCCGAGTCCGACTTGCGACGACCAGATGGAAGTTCGGTGGAACGCGTGAGAGGAAGAGTTCCAATGCCGCATGAATCTTTGGCTCGCTGACCAGGTGCCAATCATCCAGGAAGAGCACGAATTCCTGATCATAAAGCTCGAATTCATTAATGAGACTACCCATGACGAATTCCGTGGCATTGCCAGGATTCGATTCAATCACTTGTGCCAGACCGGAGCCGATATCCGGCTCAACGGTGCGGATGGCTTCGACGACATAGGCAAGAAGGCGCTCAAGGTCGTTGTCCGACGCATCTACAGAGAGCCAGGCAACCACTGCGCCTTCTTGTGAAAGCCGTGCGTACCATTGTGCTGCCAGCGTTGTCTTGCCAAAGCCGGCGGGGCCGTGGATCAGTACCAGCTTATGGGCTAGTGTTTGCCCGAGAATCCCCACAAGACGCGCGCGTTCAATCAGCTTCGCCTTGTTGAAGGGCGGTTTTAGCTTTGTTGTAACCAGCGGGCTTTGGCGGATTCCGACTCTCTCTTCCTGACTGGGATTGCCCACACCCGTCGTGGGCGGAAACTTGGGTACTCGTTCAGTCATGAGGTCTGTCTTCTGTCTTGCATGCGAGGGAAATTGACCGACGACTGACGCGTCATTGTTGACGTTGCGGGAAGAATGTGAACTCTAACGTGCACATCGCCGACGGACTGGCGGGCCTTGACGGGGGTGCTGACGCTGTCATTCAACTTGTCTCCGATGTAGCAATTTTTGAGGGACCATGCTGCGATGCGGCATTTCCGGCCCTGGTACCCTTACTATAAATCACCCCCAGAGTCCGTAAAACCCCAAGCGGACGCGCACATAGCCAACGCTGCTTGACCACGTTATGCCGCCGTCAGGGTTCCCCCGGAAGTTTCTCCATTGCACTCGCACTCTTGCTGTTGGCAGGCTGGTAGCGCGCAGGTTTCGAATGCAGACCATCGCGGATAGGCGAGAGGACCGGGTGAATTCCTCGCCGACTCGTCGCTGTTGCCCAAGCCTCAGGAGGTGGGTGTGCTGTCAGCGGCGCCAGTACTACCCAATGTATCCAGCCATACCACTCTTTTAGGTGGTGATCCAATTCGCCACCGGCTCTAACCTACGGTTGTCCGGCTGAATGATCAGACTCTGGTCGATGAGAAGTGAACGACACACGCAGGAGACAACCAGAATGCCCGCCAGAGCTTTAGAGCAGATGTTCTCGCGACCGGAGAATGACGGCCGCGTCATGTCCGCTTGGGAACGATTCCAGTGCGGTCGCGAAGCCGACTCGAGCACCCTCCGGCGGCTGATCGACGATTCATGGCGCCGCTGCCAGCAAGCCAGCGTCAACCCGGACCGCGCCAACGCACCGCTACCGATGTCCGAGGACAAGCTGCATCTACTGCGGGATCAATGCGCCGAATTGCTCGGCGCCAGCACGCCGGTGATGGCACTGGCGCGAGATTTCCTGACTGAGACGGGTACGGTGATGGTCCTGACCGATGCCCGCGGCACGGTTCTGAATCTGGAGGGCGATACCTCAACACTGGGCGCCGCGGAGAACGTCCATCTGATCTCGGGGGCCAACTGGAGTGAGCCGGCCTGCGGCACCAACGCGATCGGCACAACGCTGGAGATCGGGCAGCCCGTGCAGATACATTCGGCAGAACACTATTGCGAGGGCATCAAGCGCTGGTCGTGTTCCGCCACGGTGATCCGCGATCCGCTCGACAACAGCACGCTGGGGGTGCTCGATGTGTCGGGTCTCACCACGTCATACAGCCGCCACGCGCTGGCGCTGGTGGTATCTACGGCGGCTCGCATCGAGGGAAGGCTGGCGCAGACCGAATTGGACATCCGCTGCAGCCTGCTTGAGGCTTGCATCGAGCGCGTTACGGACAATATGAGCGATGGCGTCATTCTGTTTGATCGCAGAGGCAGGGCAATCAAGGCCAACGGCCTCGCCACGCAGATGCTGGCCGAGCTAGGGCGCGCAGATGGTCGCCCCGCAGGACCGCGGCTGACCGAGATCACGATCGGTGGCAACGGTGTGCCGATCACGCTGCCGGCGTGGGCGAGTCGTGACTGGCTGGAGCCGGTGATGGTTAGCGGGAGACAGGTCGGGGCGCTGCTGACATTGCCCTTCCACCAGCGCGCGCGCGGCACCGCCCGGTCGGTTCCTGAGCCCGTGGCTGCGTCTTCCGACCGCTCGTTTGAGCGCGTTATCGGCCACTCCGCGGCGATTCAGCAGACCATCTCCCGAGCAAGGCATCTGGGAAAGTCACGCGTGCCGGTGCTGCTGCTCGGCGAAACCGGAGTCGGCAAAGAGGTGTTCGCGCGCGGCATTCACGAAGCAAATGCGGACAAGAGCGCGCCATTCGTGGCACTGAACTGTGGCGGCCTCTCGCGCGAACTGCTTAGCAGTGAGCTGTTCGGTCATGCCGAGGGTTCGTTCACTGGCGCAAAGCGTGGCGGGATGATTGGCAAGATCGAAGCAGCTGACGGAGGCACGCTGTTTCTCGATGAGATCGGCGAGATGCCGATCGACCTGCAGCCGCATTTTCTACGCGTGCTGGAGGAGAGCGAGGTTTATCGCCTCGGCGAGAACAAGGCTCGCAAGGTCAGCTTCCGCCTGATCGCCGCCACGCACCGTGATCTGCGCAGGCAGATCAGCGATGGCAACTTCCGGATGGACCTGTTCTATCGTATTGCGGTCACCAGCATCAACATCCCGCCACTGCGTGAACGCGCCGATGACATTCCCTTGCTGGCCGATCACTACCTGAAACTACTGTCGCGGCAACACGGACTCGAGTCTGTGCAGGTGACGCCCGGCGTGCTCGAGCGGCTTCAGGATTATGCCTGGCCCGGAAATGTGCGCGAGTTCAGGAATGTGATCGAGAACATGCTGTTGACGGCAGGCAATACCCTGATCACCGAGGCAGATCTGCCGGTGGAGCTTTTTCAGCCCCAGGCAGGCGATCGCGAGCGAATGGCTGTCGATAACGGCCGTCGGCCGCGTGTTCTGACGCGTCTAGAGGCAGCCGAGCGGAGGGCGCTGTACGAGGCCATTCGGCAATGCCAGGGCAACATGACTGCCGTGGCGCGTCACCTGGGGATCGCCAGGAGCACCCTATACCTCAAGCTCGAGCGCTTCGGTCTTGACGGCGTAGTTGATGAGTTGCGCAGCAGCGCGTCCGGTGGGCAAGTCATTCCGGATAAGCCGCCAGGTTGCTTTGCGGCCAGCTTCGCCTCGTAGGCTTGGGGCGATCGAGCGCATGGGCGTGCATGCAAACGCGTCGGATTATAGATGCCCGGCAATGTACCAGGTGATATCACGCCGGGCGTCGGTTTGATTCGCATACTGCCCCTGCCTCTCCATCGTCAGATCCAGCAAGTAGCGCCCAATAAGGGAAGGTCCGGCACCCCTTGCAGTTCACACTGCAAACGATCGCGCGGCGCGCGTGCATCGCCCGGTGCTCAGTGCAGGCATATGGACTGCCACCGCCTGGTACATCCAGCGCCGGGCGGAGCAGATCTACGCGACATACGATACTCGGGCACAGTATTGCTCGAACCAATCGCACTGCCGGTCAATTGCATTCCCCGTGAATGGTTGATCATGTTTACCATGGGGCGCCATCGAAAACTAGCGCGTCCCGGCAGAACGCAGCGCACGATTCCGCCTTTATCCATCGGTCTATTTCCTTAACCGATAGGGCTAGAGTCTTGAAAATCCATGCGACTTCTCGCTTTCGGCTGGCACCGGATTGTCGGCGGTGTCTTGTCATCTGTTTGCCTCATCGATTGAGGTTGCGCTCCTGTCGGCCTGTCCTGGGGAATCCAGCCACTACCCTGCTCTGGACAAGATCGCAATGAATTCTCGGAATAACGTTGCATCCTGTTCATTACCTCGTCAGGGTATTTGCCGGGTTTTTCGGCAGCTGCACTTCCGGTCTCCCAATGTTGCGTCGCAGAATGTCCAGCGAGGCTCATGATGTCTGTCCGGGAATCGGACAGTAGATCTGAGGCGGTCTTTTCTGACGGGAGTAAAAATACAGTGAAATCAAGTAGATAGCTTTTTTTGTCGGCCTCTCCAGATCTGGCACGGGTTTCGCGTTATAGGGACTGCGGAACTCAACCGACGCTACCCGGACATCGGGGGCAATGACTGCGAGATCAACGCTAGGAGACGGCACGACATGACGTTGCAAATCAACATCGATAACGGCGGGACGCTCACCGATATCTGCATATTGGATGACTCGACGGTCAGGAAGACCAAAGTCCTGACCACGCCATACGACCTGAGCAAGTGTTTTTTCGAGGGGCTGGAAAAGGCATCGGGCATTGTCTACGGAAAGCCGGACGTAAAGCGTCTGCTGGAAGAGGTAGACCTGATCCGTTATTCGACGACGCAGGGCACCAACGCCATCTGCGAACGCAAAGGGCCGCGGCTGGGGCTAATTGTCGACGCGAAAGCGCGCGATCTGCCGGTGCGCTTGGCCGAGCATGACCCGGATGTATTCGAGGCGCTGGTCGGCGACCGCGTGGTTTTTCTCGATTCCGCGGTCGTGATGGGCGACCAGGCCGAGATCGACGTGGTCAAGGCAATTAACCACCTCACCGCGAACGGCGCGAACCGCCTGGTGGCGAGTTTCGGCGGCAGCAATTTCCTGGCGGTGGAAGACCGCTTCAAGAAGATCGCGTTGCGCAAGTATCCCCGGCACCTGCTGGGTGCCGTACCGATTCTGTACGGCAGCGATCTGACCTCCGACCGTGACGTGGTGCGCCGCACCTGGACGGCGCTGATCAACTCGTTTCTCCATCCGGCGATGGAGGCGTTCCTGTTCAACGCGGAAAACCGCCTGCGCGCCTATCGGACGAAGAATCCGCTGCTGATCTTCCGCAATGACGGCGACGCCTCGCGCGTCGCCAAAACGGTAGCAATCAAGACCTACAGTTCCGGCCCGCGCGGTGGCATGGAAGGCGTTAAGGCTTTCTCGAAGCGCTACGGCTTCAATGACACCGTTTCAATCGACGTCGGCGGGACGACCACCGACATCGGCCAGTACCTGAATGGCGCGGTTGCAGAGGTGCGCCGCGGCCACGTGGAGGGGATCAGTGTTTCGTTCCCACTGTGCGAAATCCTGAGTGCAGGGGCAGGCGGCAGCTCGATTTTCAAGGTTGTCAACGGCCGCATCACCATCGGCCCCGAGAGCGTCGGCGCGGTGCCCGGCCCGGCCTGCTTCGGTCGTGGCGGCAAAGAGGCGACGATCACCGACGCCGGTTTGCTGTGCGGGTTGCTGGACCCGAAGTCATACTTCGGCGGCGATATGGCGCTCGATCTGGATCGGGCCGCGACTGCCATTTACATCAACATCGCCGAGCCGCTGCAGGTGAGTCCGGACGAGGCGATCCTGCAGATGGAGCACGCCTACGAAGAGAAGATCGCCGTCGAATTGCATCGGTTCACAACGATCTCGAAGGACACCGTGATGCTCGCCTTCGGTGGTGCTGGCCCGCTAAACGCCTGCGGTGTGGCGGAGAAGGCCGGTATTGATCAGGTGGCGATTCCGCAGATGGCAGCGGTGTTCAGCGCCTACGGCATCGGCGCCTGCGATATCTCGCAGCGCTACACGGTGACGCTGGGGGACCACAGCACGGATTGCTTGAAGGAGGTGCTCAACGCACTGGAGGTTAAGGCATCGCGTGACATGTTTGCCGAAGGCTGCGCTGCGGGATCCTACACGGTCGAGGCGAAGCTGGTGGCCGATTTGGGAGATGGGGAGGAGGCGGTGCAGTCGCTCGATGCGTCGCCGGTCTTCCCGACTGCATTCGCCAGAGCCCGCTCGGTTGAGCTGGAATTCAAGGCGGTCAAGGCGTTGCGTTCCAACGCGTCCAGGACTGCCTCCTTCGCTAAGGCTAATCCTGCCCCGTCCGACGGGGTGCGCAACGTCCTCACGCGAGATAGGGGCCGCATTGACGTACCGGTCTACAAGTTGGCGCAATTGAAAGCCGGGGACTGGGCGACCGGGCCAGCGATTCTCGAAGAAGATTATTTCACCTGTCGGGTGCTCGATGGCTGGGCATTCGCCATCAGCGATGCCGGCGATATTCTGCTTAACAGGAAAGGCTGAAGCCATGAAAGTGCTAATGACGGAGTATCTCCAGATCGATCTGGAGACCGAGAAATGGGAATGCCGCGTCTGTGGGCATGTGATCGGACCAGCCAGCGAAAGCTACAAGGAAGGGCTCCTGGTGCATAACCGGGATCCGCGCGAGATCCACCCACCGATCATCGATCCCGAGAAGTACCGCTTCACTTTCAGCCCCGATCCGGAGTGGGTACGGATTCTCGAATATTGCTGCCCGGGCTGCGGCACGCAGGCCGAAGTCGAATATGCGATTCCTGGCCACCCGCCGCTGCACGACATGCAGCCGGACCTGCCCGCCCTGAAAGCACAGTGGGCGCGGCGCGGGGAAATGGGCGAGGCGGTGGTCGGTCCGGCCGTCGTGCCCGACCAGGGACACAACCACTGAACCCCTGCTGAACTGACTACCTGAACCGGCTTGGCGAGCCGACGCGGAGGAGGGTGTACGCACCCGCCGCCGGGTCGGCGCACGCCGGTACCCACGAATTGAGGAGATAGCATGAGGCGAGTTTCTGTCGACATCGGTGGGACGTTCACCGATTGTTTCGTAGTCTGGGATGGCGAGTACATTGAAGCCAAGGCCCTGACCACCCATCACAATCTGGCGTTGGGATTCAATGAGGCGCTGGGCAAGGCCTGCAACGTGCTGGATCTGCAATTGGAGCAGATTCTGTCGCAGGTCGATTCGGTACGCTACGCCACCACGCTGGGCACGA
Proteins encoded:
- a CDS encoding sigma-54-dependent Fis family transcriptional regulator is translated as MPARALEQMFSRPENDGRVMSAWERFQCGREADSSTLRRLIDDSWRRCQQASVNPDRANAPLPMSEDKLHLLRDQCAELLGASTPVMALARDFLTETGTVMVLTDARGTVLNLEGDTSTLGAAENVHLISGANWSEPACGTNAIGTTLEIGQPVQIHSAEHYCEGIKRWSCSATVIRDPLDNSTLGVLDVSGLTTSYSRHALALVVSTAARIEGRLAQTELDIRCSLLEACIERVTDNMSDGVILFDRRGRAIKANGLATQMLAELGRADGRPAGPRLTEITIGGNGVPITLPAWASRDWLEPVMVSGRQVGALLTLPFHQRARGTARSVPEPVAASSDRSFERVIGHSAAIQQTISRARHLGKSRVPVLLLGETGVGKEVFARGIHEANADKSAPFVALNCGGLSRELLSSELFGHAEGSFTGAKRGGMIGKIEAADGGTLFLDEIGEMPIDLQPHFLRVLEESEVYRLGENKARKVSFRLIAATHRDLRRQISDGNFRMDLFYRIAVTSINIPPLRERADDIPLLADHYLKLLSRQHGLESVQVTPGVLERLQDYAWPGNVREFRNVIENMLLTAGNTLITEADLPVELFQPQAGDRERMAVDNGRRPRVLTRLEAAERRALYEAIRQCQGNMTAVARHLGIARSTLYLKLERFGLDGVVDELRSSASGGQVIPDKPPGCFAASFAS
- a CDS encoding LuxR C-terminal-related transcriptional regulator, which translates into the protein MTERVPKFPPTTGVGNPSQEERVGIRQSPLVTTKLKPPFNKAKLIERARLVGILGQTLAHKLVLIHGPAGFGKTTLAAQWYARLSQEGAVVAWLSVDASDNDLERLLAYVVEAIRTVEPDIGSGLAQVIESNPGNATEFVMGSLINEFELYDQEFVLFLDDWHLVSEPKIHAALELFLSRVPPNFHLVVASRTRVGLPLARLRVQNELIEINATDLRFDYEESSMFLSNTKALELSPVDLATLWRSTEGWVAALQLAAISLRRAGNRESLLHWASGTPRDIGEYLAENVLASLPNDMIDFLLKTSLLGRLSPGLCNAVTGRQDSAHILDVLERQDLFLLPLDEDRQWFRYHHLFAGFLQRKLERDFPTLIPSLHLAASVWFSLHGQTMESLSHALAAGEKHRAIELVEKDAMSLVQNSYMGSLLGLVSQLPKDLLVDRPLLQTAIAWANCLTHHPHAAEEALSHVARIAANATPSEKKLLTHEADVIRACIAIYADEIDDVERMVQPCLESSSEYPPWVVGVAANILTYRYIHTFQFDKVPPLQTWARDFQDRAQGLFSAVYGRCFSGIAAYLSGNLHLGKKHFLDAFVLAQNTAGKESHAAHLSGSLLGQMKYEMNELEEAEQLLQDSRVLGFEGGVVDFYMATFISSARLMVLKGDRGAASIILKEGQETAKHVGLTRLGVAVACEQARISLLAGDIHTAEQILDGSHFQQYHGEVPAAGIGGQIWDTLQVARARLLCEQGHPEQAIAILRLQSERARATGRMYHEIVVSVLMAIALSLSGKESEAEDVLTRAVTEGVSLGFVRIFLDEGQRVIRLLERLREKARRHQGSSGAHSDVGAAANLLITASRAPARGLPLQLPMKQPIPKLDAGDDPKPPFDDRLKGREIEILKLIDQGHSNKEIARALSISVDTVKWYLKSIFNKLCVARRGQAIAEARRLRLLDKA
- a CDS encoding hydantoinase/oxoprolinase family protein gives rise to the protein MTLQINIDNGGTLTDICILDDSTVRKTKVLTTPYDLSKCFFEGLEKASGIVYGKPDVKRLLEEVDLIRYSTTQGTNAICERKGPRLGLIVDAKARDLPVRLAEHDPDVFEALVGDRVVFLDSAVVMGDQAEIDVVKAINHLTANGANRLVASFGGSNFLAVEDRFKKIALRKYPRHLLGAVPILYGSDLTSDRDVVRRTWTALINSFLHPAMEAFLFNAENRLRAYRTKNPLLIFRNDGDASRVAKTVAIKTYSSGPRGGMEGVKAFSKRYGFNDTVSIDVGGTTTDIGQYLNGAVAEVRRGHVEGISVSFPLCEILSAGAGGSSIFKVVNGRITIGPESVGAVPGPACFGRGGKEATITDAGLLCGLLDPKSYFGGDMALDLDRAATAIYINIAEPLQVSPDEAILQMEHAYEEKIAVELHRFTTISKDTVMLAFGGAGPLNACGVAEKAGIDQVAIPQMAAVFSAYGIGACDISQRYTVTLGDHSTDCLKEVLNALEVKASRDMFAEGCAAGSYTVEAKLVADLGDGEEAVQSLDASPVFPTAFARARSVELEFKAVKALRSNASRTASFAKANPAPSDGVRNVLTRDRGRIDVPVYKLAQLKAGDWATGPAILEEDYFTCRVLDGWAFAISDAGDILLNRKG
- a CDS encoding acetone carboxylase subunit gamma, which encodes MTEYLQIDLETEKWECRVCGHVIGPASESYKEGLLVHNRDPREIHPPIIDPEKYRFTFSPDPEWVRILEYCCPGCGTQAEVEYAIPGHPPLHDMQPDLPALKAQWARRGEMGEAVVGPAVVPDQGHNH